One segment of Rubripirellula amarantea DNA contains the following:
- a CDS encoding sugar ABC transporter ATP-binding protein: MTLLQTNGLTKRYGPVTVLDQVNLDVQAGEIHGLLGANGAGKSTLCKIIAGLISPSDGTMMLSGEDYHPTGKQNAEQRGVEIIQQELNLIPTLSVAQNIFLTRLPSTAGIVRSRKLRTDARRVLERFGLDDIDPDMLVGKLGVGRQQMIEIASALDRKCQLLILDEPTAALSAGETQRLFEQLEQLRSKNVAMIYISHRLDEVAHITDRVTVLRDGKLISTHDTQDVSTDRMVELMSGDSHDNQHAIDDGSSESRTSNVALSVRNLSARWVQDISFDVHGGERFGIAGLVGSGRTELLRAIFGADVADSGTVQVGQTGKAQRFRHPADAVSAGLAMITEDRKQNGLLLSQSIRVNSTLASLSRDYSQWNVIQGRAERESTMQMIDSLDTRCNNMEQAVGTLSGGNQQKVAVSKWLLRDSEVVLFDEPTRGIDVSARHRIYELLRTLSHRGKGVVIVSSDLDELMDNCHRIAVMSAGRIVATFERNLKFPQAFDQDAIMRASFAGYSNATTSSDIVKSSS; encoded by the coding sequence ATGACGCTGCTGCAAACGAACGGGCTGACTAAACGTTATGGCCCCGTCACCGTTCTTGACCAAGTCAATCTCGACGTTCAAGCGGGCGAGATCCACGGACTACTCGGCGCTAACGGAGCGGGAAAGAGTACGCTTTGCAAAATCATTGCTGGACTGATCAGTCCTTCCGATGGAACGATGATGCTAAGCGGGGAAGATTACCATCCAACTGGCAAACAAAACGCCGAACAACGGGGCGTTGAAATTATCCAGCAGGAACTCAACCTCATCCCCACACTCTCAGTTGCGCAAAACATATTCCTAACACGATTACCTTCCACCGCCGGGATCGTGCGGTCACGAAAGTTGCGGACCGATGCTCGACGTGTTCTAGAACGATTTGGACTCGACGACATCGACCCTGACATGCTCGTTGGCAAACTGGGCGTCGGACGTCAACAGATGATCGAGATCGCATCTGCCTTGGATCGTAAATGTCAGCTTCTAATCCTTGATGAACCGACCGCTGCACTTAGCGCGGGCGAGACACAGCGATTGTTCGAGCAACTCGAACAACTGCGAAGTAAAAACGTTGCCATGATTTACATCAGCCATCGGCTTGATGAAGTTGCCCATATCACGGACCGCGTCACCGTGTTGCGTGATGGGAAGCTGATTAGCACTCATGACACGCAGGACGTTTCGACGGATCGAATGGTGGAATTGATGAGTGGTGATTCGCATGACAACCAACATGCCATCGACGATGGGTCAAGCGAATCTCGCACGAGCAACGTTGCATTGAGCGTTCGCAACCTATCTGCTCGATGGGTGCAAGACATCAGCTTTGACGTTCACGGGGGCGAGCGTTTTGGAATTGCTGGGCTGGTCGGCTCTGGACGCACCGAACTGCTGCGGGCAATCTTTGGCGCCGACGTCGCCGATTCGGGAACGGTTCAAGTAGGTCAAACGGGCAAGGCTCAACGTTTCCGCCACCCAGCCGATGCCGTGAGCGCTGGCTTGGCGATGATAACCGAGGATCGAAAACAAAATGGCCTGCTGCTTTCGCAATCAATCCGAGTCAATTCAACACTTGCCTCATTGAGTCGAGACTATTCCCAATGGAACGTCATCCAAGGTCGTGCGGAACGCGAATCGACAATGCAGATGATCGATAGTTTGGATACTCGATGCAACAACATGGAACAGGCCGTCGGCACACTCAGTGGCGGCAACCAACAGAAGGTAGCGGTATCGAAGTGGCTGCTTCGCGATAGCGAGGTTGTCCTCTTTGACGAACCAACTCGGGGAATAGACGTTTCAGCGCGTCATCGCATCTACGAACTGCTGCGGACGCTTTCTCACCGGGGGAAAGGTGTTGTCATCGTTAGCAGTGACCTTGATGAACTGATGGATAATTGCCATCGCATTGCGGTGATGTCGGCCGGACGAATCGTGGCGACCTTCGAACGGAACTTGAAGTTTCCACAAGCCTTTGATCAAGATGCCATCATGCGAGCCTCCTTTGCGGGATACTCCAATGCCACAACCTCTAGCGATATAGTGAAGTCAAGCTCGTGA
- a CDS encoding YkgJ family cysteine cluster protein, whose protein sequence is MSQKRKVTVNDCSDCGVCCLHMGYPPYVGGPPFEAGEPREHATPEPAWREMPEPLRAELLAYIDQYQPPESDIDGPCVWYNQETRLCKHHHHRPSVCRDFQAGSRGCLSWRDVYEIETP, encoded by the coding sequence ATGAGCCAAAAACGTAAAGTGACGGTAAACGACTGCAGTGATTGCGGCGTCTGCTGCCTACACATGGGCTACCCACCGTATGTCGGCGGGCCACCATTTGAAGCTGGCGAACCAAGGGAACACGCCACGCCCGAACCTGCTTGGCGAGAGATGCCGGAACCGCTGAGGGCAGAACTGCTGGCCTACATCGATCAGTACCAGCCCCCCGAATCCGACATCGATGGTCCGTGCGTTTGGTACAATCAAGAAACGCGTTTGTGCAAGCATCATCATCATCGACCGAGTGTTTGCCGCGACTTTCAGGCCGGCAGCCGTGGCTGCCTCAGTTGGCGCGATGTTTACGAAATCGAAACGCCTTAG
- a CDS encoding sulfatase family protein, producing the protein MTNSNHRLASLLILAIVSTIFVTKDATAKPNILWITIEDWSPDLSCYGTKGIETPYVDQLASEGIRYERAFTTSPVCSTSRSAMMTGFHQNYIRANQHRENHKQPLPHGIKPIPHLLKEAGYFTALMSNKTDCNFLPDQKDELFEGTDWNQRRPDQPFFARITFSGTHRSWKRDPQRPIDAADIELPPYYADTPLIRRDWANGLEQMQLVDREVGTILKRLEDEGLSGNTLVFFIGDHGRCHIRGKQFLYDGGIRVPMIVRWPGEVAAGQVSDELVMSIDICATILDVADAKSAVPLHGQSLFDKTLDQRKYVFAARDKMDETHDAMRAIRSKDHKLILNLMPERPWCQYNHYKEGAYPALAEMNALHMQGALTPAQSAFFAPTKPEIELFDLTRDPHEINNVADDPNYADVRTEMLAALEDWRMNVIDDQGVSAQFRAEGVYPSERPEGLVDDWVNANEKNFDFHKHGWPAWYPTRTLEQWQEAKATWEPWVFRSVDDPMRRPNLVHVTKKKPKFKAKSKAKK; encoded by the coding sequence ATGACCAACTCGAATCATCGACTTGCATCTCTTTTGATACTGGCGATCGTGAGCACCATTTTCGTGACGAAAGACGCGACCGCGAAACCGAACATTTTGTGGATTACGATCGAAGACTGGTCGCCGGACCTATCCTGCTATGGCACCAAAGGTATCGAGACACCCTACGTCGACCAACTTGCTTCCGAAGGCATTCGCTACGAACGAGCATTCACGACGTCGCCGGTATGTTCGACATCGCGATCGGCGATGATGACTGGTTTTCACCAGAACTACATTCGTGCAAACCAACATCGTGAAAACCACAAGCAGCCTTTGCCACATGGCATCAAGCCAATCCCTCATTTGCTGAAGGAGGCGGGCTACTTCACGGCATTGATGAGCAACAAAACGGACTGCAATTTCTTGCCCGACCAAAAGGACGAACTATTCGAGGGCACCGATTGGAACCAACGTCGGCCGGATCAACCATTCTTTGCACGCATCACATTCAGTGGCACCCATCGCAGTTGGAAACGTGACCCACAACGCCCCATCGATGCGGCAGATATTGAGCTACCACCCTACTACGCCGACACACCATTGATCCGCCGCGATTGGGCTAATGGACTGGAACAAATGCAGTTGGTCGATCGTGAAGTGGGCACCATCCTTAAACGGCTCGAAGACGAAGGCCTTTCGGGGAACACCCTCGTATTCTTCATCGGCGACCACGGGCGATGCCATATTCGCGGAAAGCAGTTTTTGTACGATGGCGGTATTCGCGTCCCCATGATCGTCCGATGGCCTGGCGAGGTTGCTGCGGGTCAGGTCAGTGATGAACTTGTAATGTCGATCGACATTTGTGCGACCATCCTTGACGTCGCAGACGCGAAATCCGCTGTGCCGCTGCATGGGCAAAGTCTGTTTGACAAAACGCTGGACCAACGAAAATACGTATTCGCTGCTCGCGACAAAATGGATGAAACTCATGATGCGATGCGGGCCATCCGTTCGAAAGACCACAAGCTGATACTAAACTTGATGCCCGAGCGTCCGTGGTGTCAGTACAATCATTACAAGGAAGGTGCGTATCCCGCGTTGGCTGAAATGAATGCATTGCACATGCAGGGTGCATTGACACCAGCTCAATCCGCATTCTTCGCTCCGACAAAGCCTGAGATCGAATTGTTTGATCTGACTAGAGATCCACACGAGATCAACAACGTCGCGGATGATCCGAACTATGCTGATGTCCGAACCGAGATGCTTGCCGCTTTAGAAGATTGGCGGATGAATGTGATCGACGACCAGGGTGTCAGTGCCCAGTTTCGAGCGGAAGGCGTTTACCCGAGCGAGCGTCCTGAAGGGCTTGTCGACGATTGGGTCAATGCTAACGAGAAGAACTTCGACTTTCACAAACACGGCTGGCCGGCGTGGTATCCAACACGCACGTTGGAACAGTGGCAAGAAGCGAAAGCAACTTGGGAACCGTGGGTCTTCCGAAGCGTCGATGATCCCATGCGACGTCCAAACTTGGTTCACGTGACGAAGAAGAAACCTAAATTCAAGGCTAAGTCAAAAGCGAAGAAGTAA
- a CDS encoding sugar ABC transporter substrate-binding protein, translating into MKLALTFGIALTLFVPVIGCGKSNPSPDEGPTAGLDSTRSDEANGNPATSKPKIALIMKSLANEFFSTMADGAKAHQATHSDDYDLLVNGIKDERDLARQVSLIEEMVAADIDAIVIAPADSKALVPALRRAKKTGVVVVNIDNRLDAEILATENVEIPFVGPDNKSGAEKVGDFLASKLSPGDSVVLLEGIRTSFNAQQRREGFEAAMKKAGITIVGSQTAEWEMSKANTIASSLLSEHPEAKAILAANDSMALGAMAAIKGAGRTGEVQVVGFDNIAAVQQAIREHKILATADQHGDQLAIFGIEAALGILSQPDVAVEDVETPVDLVTADNL; encoded by the coding sequence ATGAAACTCGCATTGACGTTTGGAATTGCACTGACCCTGTTCGTCCCCGTCATCGGTTGCGGAAAGTCAAATCCGTCCCCTGACGAAGGACCAACCGCTGGACTGGATAGCACACGCAGCGACGAAGCCAATGGAAACCCAGCGACATCGAAACCCAAAATCGCGTTGATCATGAAGTCGCTAGCCAACGAGTTCTTTTCGACGATGGCCGACGGTGCAAAAGCACATCAAGCGACGCATTCCGATGATTACGACCTGTTGGTCAACGGCATTAAAGACGAGCGAGATCTTGCAAGACAAGTTTCTTTGATCGAAGAAATGGTCGCCGCCGACATTGACGCGATCGTGATTGCTCCAGCAGACTCGAAGGCTCTTGTACCAGCGTTGCGGCGAGCCAAGAAGACTGGCGTCGTCGTCGTCAACATTGACAATCGGCTCGATGCTGAAATTTTGGCCACCGAGAATGTCGAAATTCCTTTCGTCGGCCCCGACAACAAATCGGGTGCCGAGAAAGTCGGCGATTTCTTAGCATCGAAATTATCCCCCGGCGATTCAGTGGTTCTGCTGGAAGGAATACGCACGTCGTTCAATGCGCAACAGCGACGCGAAGGCTTCGAAGCCGCCATGAAGAAGGCCGGAATCACCATTGTCGGTAGCCAAACAGCCGAATGGGAAATGAGCAAGGCGAACACCATTGCGTCCTCATTGTTGAGCGAGCACCCCGAAGCCAAAGCGATCTTGGCCGCAAACGATTCAATGGCTCTTGGTGCGATGGCCGCCATTAAGGGTGCCGGACGAACCGGCGAAGTGCAGGTTGTGGGTTTTGATAACATCGCCGCCGTCCAGCAAGCCATTCGCGAGCACAAGATCCTCGCAACCGCGGATCAACATGGTGACCAATTAGCGATCTTTGGAATCGAAGCGGCGCTAGGAATTCTTTCGCAACCCGATGTAGCAGTCGAAGATGTCGAAACTCCCGTCGACCTAGTCACCGCCGACAATCTTTAA
- a CDS encoding ABC transporter permease encodes MLLVAFFSVNSENFFRTATLITIANQIPDLTFLAVGMTLVLIIGGIDLSVGSVLALCSAVLGVLMVRWNWPLPIAILACMGTGALCGLISGGISIKFGIPSFIVTLGMLEMARGGTKWITDSQTLYIGSRIESFGEPLPGISLSAAFLTALACVVIGQFVLTQTVFGRYLIAIGTNEEAVRMSGIRSQPYSIAVFVISGIMCGLAGLAQTSRLASADPNAAIGIELSAIAACVIGGTSLMGGRGSVISSFIGVLIIAVLQTGLAQIGVSDANKQIITGAVIIVAVLLDAARIRWSNVRSNS; translated from the coding sequence ATGTTGCTGGTCGCATTCTTCTCGGTCAACAGCGAGAACTTCTTCCGCACTGCCACGCTCATCACCATCGCGAACCAAATCCCAGACTTGACGTTTCTGGCCGTCGGCATGACGCTGGTTTTGATCATCGGTGGCATCGATTTGTCGGTCGGTTCGGTCTTGGCACTCTGCTCGGCTGTCTTGGGTGTATTGATGGTCCGCTGGAACTGGCCACTACCGATCGCGATTCTGGCGTGCATGGGCACGGGAGCGTTGTGCGGATTGATCAGTGGCGGCATCTCGATCAAGTTTGGAATTCCTTCGTTCATCGTCACGCTAGGGATGCTCGAAATGGCGCGAGGCGGGACAAAATGGATCACCGATTCGCAAACGCTATACATTGGGTCTCGCATCGAATCATTCGGTGAACCCTTGCCCGGCATTTCATTGTCCGCTGCGTTTCTGACGGCGCTAGCTTGTGTCGTGATCGGCCAGTTTGTCTTAACGCAAACCGTCTTTGGCCGCTATTTAATCGCGATCGGAACGAATGAAGAGGCGGTGCGGATGTCTGGCATTCGCTCTCAACCCTACTCGATTGCTGTTTTCGTAATTAGCGGAATCATGTGTGGCTTAGCCGGTTTAGCCCAAACATCACGACTTGCCAGCGCGGACCCCAACGCGGCCATTGGCATCGAACTTTCCGCGATTGCCGCGTGTGTGATCGGAGGAACCAGTTTGATGGGCGGACGTGGTAGCGTGATCAGTTCGTTCATTGGCGTGCTAATCATCGCAGTCTTGCAGACCGGGCTGGCTCAAATTGGCGTCTCCGATGCGAACAAGCAAATTATCACCGGAGCTGTTATTATCGTGGCAGTCTTGCTCGACGCCGCTCGCATTCGGTGGAGTAACGTGAGATCGAATTCGTAA
- a CDS encoding DUF1570 domain-containing protein produces the protein MQRLPIAVLCLLLTPMLGQAQISRALERMEEQVRRSRDQMREMNERMQKDREEMNRAMQEAATALGQEGAIQRPGSSPVFASPLSQNDLDSGGLMLPRGDIKHSQGERLKVRDQDGNSVVGKLHVRVGDSNIVMLPDGMLKVFSNTEATPTEDNFVPLDMDAIEERLLQDPRLAGFKTIRSRRFLYVYNTSELFVRSSRTILESMYPAVQKYFKRSKVDVHEPELPLVVIAFATEDQFQEYRRMPRGVVAYYDGISNAVMFYERSALSQHAPEIAVKNAISTIAHEGAHQILHNIGVQQRLSKWPMWLSEGLAEFYAPTSVAKGVKWSGLGSPNELRMFEISKSWESDRSFGSGRVVRDLTNANELSSLDYAYSWGLVHMLSRRHQKELFACIAQCSELKPLDGTDLATTGVVDSDDVFSKHFGDQYSELEQELKKHLLSLNYVDPVANQTHYLVITGGRVIMTSSPESVKEIQRSSFGKVSIKRFPNRAAAELAMQSLTR, from the coding sequence ATGCAGCGTCTGCCCATTGCCGTGCTGTGTTTACTCCTGACACCGATGCTTGGTCAGGCCCAAATCTCGCGAGCGCTTGAGCGCATGGAAGAACAGGTTCGCCGCTCGCGAGATCAAATGCGAGAGATGAACGAACGCATGCAGAAGGATCGCGAGGAAATGAATCGAGCCATGCAGGAGGCTGCCACCGCACTAGGCCAAGAGGGCGCTATTCAACGTCCCGGCTCGTCACCTGTTTTTGCCTCGCCGCTTTCGCAAAATGATCTTGATTCGGGTGGATTGATGCTGCCGCGAGGCGATATCAAACATTCGCAGGGCGAACGTCTAAAGGTTCGTGATCAAGATGGAAACTCGGTTGTCGGCAAACTGCACGTTCGTGTGGGTGATTCCAACATTGTGATGTTGCCCGACGGCATGTTGAAGGTGTTCAGCAATACAGAAGCTACGCCTACGGAAGACAACTTTGTTCCCTTAGACATGGATGCGATCGAAGAGCGACTGTTGCAAGATCCTCGATTGGCCGGTTTCAAAACCATCCGCAGCAGGCGTTTTCTGTATGTTTACAACACCAGCGAACTGTTCGTGCGATCCTCGCGAACCATTCTCGAGTCGATGTACCCGGCAGTTCAGAAGTACTTCAAACGATCAAAGGTGGATGTGCACGAACCGGAATTGCCGCTTGTCGTGATCGCTTTCGCGACGGAAGATCAGTTCCAAGAGTATCGCCGAATGCCCCGCGGTGTCGTGGCCTACTACGACGGGATCAGCAACGCAGTGATGTTCTACGAACGATCTGCACTCTCGCAGCATGCTCCCGAGATCGCAGTCAAGAACGCAATCTCAACGATCGCCCACGAAGGGGCTCATCAGATCCTTCATAACATCGGCGTTCAACAACGGCTTTCGAAGTGGCCAATGTGGCTCAGCGAGGGTCTGGCGGAATTCTATGCTCCTACTTCTGTGGCCAAGGGTGTTAAGTGGAGCGGTTTGGGATCACCCAATGAATTGCGGATGTTCGAAATCTCGAAAAGTTGGGAGTCCGATCGTTCTTTTGGAAGTGGCAGAGTTGTCCGAGATCTTACGAACGCTAACGAGCTAAGTTCGCTTGACTACGCGTACTCTTGGGGCTTAGTCCACATGCTCTCTCGTCGACATCAAAAAGAGCTGTTCGCATGCATCGCTCAATGCAGCGAACTCAAGCCGCTCGATGGAACTGACTTAGCTACGACCGGGGTCGTTGATTCCGACGATGTTTTTTCAAAGCACTTTGGCGACCAGTACTCGGAACTCGAACAAGAACTGAAAAAGCATTTACTGAGCCTTAACTATGTTGATCCTGTCGCAAATCAAACCCATTATTTGGTGATCACCGGTGGTCGAGTCATCATGACCAGCTCGCCCGAATCGGTGAAAGAAATCCAGCGTTCTTCGTTCGGAAAAGTGAGTATTAAACGCTTTCCCAATCGAGCCGCCGCAGAACTCGCCATGCAATCCCTTACTCGTTAA